CTAGTAAAATACTTTACCACTTCTACAACTAGTGTCAGAAACTAAACCATTGTCAATAAGCTTAAATTACCAACTAAACACTTTAACCTAatcaagaagaaaacaaaaacattcatCTTGGAATATTGAGAGGGAAATTCCAGAAAACAGGAACCCCAGTAACAGTTCGTGCAGCATCATTCTCACCCATTGTCACTTGCATCCCAAACTCTCTCCAATTCTTTTCAATCTCCACCATCGAACACGAAGATTCACGCTCCTGTGGTGCCTTCACCACCCTCACTGAGAAATTGATGACCCCATTTCTCTTACCTTTCTCATCCCAAAGCCTATAACTCAAAAACTGCAAGCTAGTTTCTGAAACAAACTCAGAAACCGCTATTCGTGCTGCTCCCAAACTTTTAAAACCCAGCCATGTTTTGCATTGCACCTCTAACGTGATGC
This region of Vigna unguiculata cultivar IT97K-499-35 chromosome 5, ASM411807v1, whole genome shotgun sequence genomic DNA includes:
- the LOC114185795 gene encoding BON1-associated protein 1-like — encoded protein: MEITIISAENLCMNGKPIEKDTYVVVHTQSCTKFFTTRTEEEGGRNNPSWNEKFLVDGVNSITLEVQCKTWLGFKSLGAARIAVSEFVSETSLQFLSYRLWDEKGKRNGVINFSVRVVKAPQERESSCSMVEIEKNWREFGMQVTMGENDAARTVTGVPVFWNFPLNIPR